The nucleotide window CAGGGGTATAAGCTGCTTCCGGGACTGATTGATATCCATACCCATGGGTATTACGGCTATTCTGCACTCTCCGTCAAGCGTGAGGATTTCCATGCGCTTTCGCATTTGATGGCTGCGGTCGGCGTGACGAGTTATCTGGTAACGGCCGGGGATCATAATGCCACAGAAATGGAAAATCTGAAAGCCATTGCCCAGGCGATTGAGGATCAGCGTCACGGTTTGAATCAGGAAGCGCGAATGCTGGGCATTCATATGGAAGGGCCGTTCCTGAATCCCAACCGCCGCGGAGCCTTTCAGCCAGAGGAACTGTTAGCGCCCTCCATCACTAAAATGCAGGCTTATATGGAAGCCAGCCAAGGACAGATTCGCTATATGACCCTGGCGCCGGAGCTGGATCCCCAGGGGGAACTGATCCGTTTCTGCCGCACTCAGAATGTTTTGCTCAGCGGCGGCCATACTGTTGCGACCTATGATGAATACAATCAGGCGATAGCGCAGGGATTGTCCTGTTCCACCCATACCGGCAATGCGATGCGGCAGATGGATCGGCGCGAGCCGGGAGCGTATGGCGCAGCTCTACTTTCTGATAAAATTTACAGCGAAGTGATCTGCGATCTGTTTCACATCAGTCTGCCGATGCTTGAAATCATGTTCCGGATCAAACCGATGTCGGGTTTTATCATGATTTCCGATTCCGGACCGATGAGCGGAATGCCGTCCGGCACGTATACCATCCGCGGTCATCGCCGCACGATCAGTGAAGCGGGATTGGTGCTGTTAGAGGATGGAACGATTGCGGGCAGCTCTAAGAACATGCTTTACGGCGTAAAGAACCTAGCGGAAATCTTGCATAAGCCGATTACCGAGATTGTCAAAATGACCTCGGAAAACCCCGCCAGGCTGTTCAAGCTTGAACACAAGGGTGCGATTGAAGTAGGCAAGGACGCCGATCTGATTGTCGTGGATCAGCAGTATCAGCTGATGAGCACGTTTGTCGAAGGGGTTGAGGCCTATCGGCAGCATGATCCAATGACCGTGAATCCGGATTTTTTAAACCCGGATGCAGCGTAACGAAACAAAGGAAAAAGAGAAAAAGAACTGCGGTCATTGCTGATCACAGTTCTTTTTGATTGGTGTTTCCGCGAGTATTCAGTTGTTGATTGAGCTGTCTGATTTTGCGTTTCATCGTGGCGAACTGCCAAAACCAAATCAGGGCATAAATAAGAAAGAACAGGCTGAAATAAAAGCCGATGCCAGGCAGGCTGTGCGGCATCCACCATAGGCAGTAAGCAATCGGCAGCGTCCCGAATGAACAGACAGTCAGATGCACCAGCGTCTGTTTCAGCAAACTCCAATTTTCGATTGTCCAGATCAGACTGGCTAACGCCCAGATCGCGCCGTAAAGCAAGGAACAGATTGTCTGCACAAGCATCGCGCTGACTTCGGTTTTGCAAAGTAAGATTAATTCCGGAACGACAGGATAATACTGTCCGTTGTTGTGCATTAACGAGATGCCAAGGGTGATCAGCGTAGAAAGGGCAACACCCGCTAACGCTCCCACCAGCGCAGTCATCATGATTTTCTTTTTCATCATTTCACCTCATATTCCGCATGTCTGCTTAATTTTTGAAACGTAACGCCGTGAAACAAAAGTTCTCTCACCATTGACCATTGTCACGCCGATGGTGCCGGAATAGCTTAAATCAAAATGTTTTACTTTGTCCAGATTGATCATTTCGGAATGGGATATCCGGACGAAGCTGCCGGAAATCAGCCGTGTTTGAACTTCCTGCAGCGTGAGCCGGATAATACATCGGCCTTTTTCAGTTTCGGCTATGGTTTTCTTCTCCTCAGCAT belongs to Holdemania massiliensis and includes:
- the nagA gene encoding N-acetylglucosamine-6-phosphate deacetylase — encoded protein: MKIRCNEIVTPTGVIDGLVVIENKRIVQIVPAEQITDTQWDQDWQGYKLLPGLIDIHTHGYYGYSALSVKREDFHALSHLMAAVGVTSYLVTAGDHNATEMENLKAIAQAIEDQRHGLNQEARMLGIHMEGPFLNPNRRGAFQPEELLAPSITKMQAYMEASQGQIRYMTLAPELDPQGELIRFCRTQNVLLSGGHTVATYDEYNQAIAQGLSCSTHTGNAMRQMDRREPGAYGAALLSDKIYSEVICDLFHISLPMLEIMFRIKPMSGFIMISDSGPMSGMPSGTYTIRGHRRTISEAGLVLLEDGTIAGSSKNMLYGVKNLAEILHKPITEIVKMTSENPARLFKLEHKGAIEVGKDADLIVVDQQYQLMSTFVEGVEAYRQHDPMTVNPDFLNPDAA
- a CDS encoding DUF3021 domain-containing protein: MKKKIMMTALVGALAGVALSTLITLGISLMHNNGQYYPVVPELILLCKTEVSAMLVQTICSLLYGAIWALASLIWTIENWSLLKQTLVHLTVCSFGTLPIAYCLWWMPHSLPGIGFYFSLFFLIYALIWFWQFATMKRKIRQLNQQLNTRGNTNQKEL
- a CDS encoding LytTR family DNA-binding domain-containing protein, whose amino-acid sequence is MKVEIQIDETCTECKIILVARQLTDEIQMLIQSLSEGPAVYLPGFQNEELILLHPRDILRIYAEEKKTIAETEKGRCIIRLTLQEVQTRLISGSFVRISHSEMINLDKVKHFDLSYSGTIGVTMVNGERTFVSRRYVSKIKQTCGI